Proteins encoded within one genomic window of Sandaracinaceae bacterium:
- a CDS encoding fatty acid desaturase, which yields MRSGRELIAASKPFQKESKARSWFHVLETFGVIAGLTALAAVTPQWWIRLPVALLNGLVIVRAFILYHDFMHNSLLRGSKVAKWVMFAYGVLVLTPPKVWRQTHNYHHAHTAKIVGSHVGSYLMVTTEMWSKLSGKERFMYKLIRHPLTILFGYFTIFLYGMCLSSFFRNPKKNWDSALAVVVNLALTVSLWWAFGFQVFFFAYFLPLFVATATGAYLFYAQHNFPEMDVQPRHEWEYTHAALHSSSYMKTGPIMGWLTGNIGYHHVHHLNPGIPFYRLPEAMKGIPELQVPHVTSLHPKDIVACFRQKLWDPEQRVMVGYPKGT from the coding sequence ATGAGGTCAGGACGAGAGCTCATTGCCGCGAGCAAGCCCTTCCAGAAGGAGAGCAAGGCGCGCAGCTGGTTCCACGTGCTGGAGACCTTCGGCGTGATCGCCGGGTTGACCGCGCTGGCCGCCGTCACGCCTCAGTGGTGGATCCGCCTGCCCGTCGCGCTCCTCAACGGGCTCGTGATCGTGCGCGCGTTCATCCTCTATCACGACTTCATGCACAACTCGCTGCTGCGCGGCTCCAAGGTCGCCAAGTGGGTGATGTTCGCCTACGGCGTGCTCGTGCTGACCCCGCCGAAGGTCTGGCGCCAGACCCACAACTACCACCACGCGCACACCGCGAAGATCGTGGGCTCGCACGTGGGCAGCTACCTCATGGTCACCACCGAGATGTGGTCGAAGCTGAGCGGGAAGGAGCGGTTCATGTACAAGCTGATCCGCCACCCGCTGACCATCCTGTTCGGCTACTTCACGATCTTCCTCTACGGCATGTGCCTCAGCTCGTTCTTCCGGAACCCAAAGAAGAACTGGGACTCGGCGCTCGCGGTGGTCGTGAACCTGGCCCTCACCGTCTCGCTCTGGTGGGCGTTCGGCTTCCAGGTCTTCTTCTTCGCGTACTTCCTGCCGCTCTTCGTGGCGACCGCGACCGGCGCGTACCTCTTCTACGCGCAGCACAACTTCCCCGAGATGGACGTGCAGCCGCGACACGAGTGGGAGTACACCCACGCCGCGCTCCACTCCTCGAGCTACATGAAGACCGGGCCCATCATGGGCTGGCTCACCGGGAACATCGGCTACCACCACGTGCACCACCTCAACCCGGGCATCCCGTTCTACCGCCTCCCCGAGGCGATGAAGGGCATCCCCGAGCTCCAGGTGCCGCACGTGACGTCGCTGCACCCGAAGGACATCGTCGCCTGTTTCCGCCAGAAGCTCTGGGACCCGGAGCAGCGCGTGATGGTCGGCTACCCGAAGGGCACCTGA